The Juglans microcarpa x Juglans regia isolate MS1-56 chromosome 2S, Jm3101_v1.0, whole genome shotgun sequence genome has a window encoding:
- the LOC121253462 gene encoding uncharacterized protein LOC121253462, producing the protein MKLDLCTVNPSIEQHGFVNTRRSDPWVCPPQGFCKINWDVAVDKHLYKIGIEVAVRDDMGNFLATLRKNLSSLPDPNLAEAIAAGIAAKFGVDLGMRRIILEGDSKKVVTELNLKKHNRSYFGMIIRDVQDTIAKMQACRVTHVHREGNYVAHNLAKAALYVTDYVVNMEETPLFHHIL; encoded by the coding sequence atgaagttggatctTTGTACAGTTAATCCTAGTATTGAGCAGCATGGTTTTGTAAATACCAGAAGGTCTGATCCATGGGTTTGTCCTCCTCAAgggttttgtaaaattaattggGATGTGGCGGTTGATAAACACTTGTATAAAATAGGAATTGAGGTAGCTGTCAGAGATGATATGGGTAATTTTTTGGCAACCTTGAGGAAAAATCTTAGCTCTTTACCTGATCCGAACCTTGCTGAGGCAATAGCAGCAGGTATTGCAGCAAAGTTTGGAGTTGATTTAGGCATGAGAAGGATCATTCTTGAAGGAGACTCCAAAAAGGTAGTCACTGAACTCAACCTCAAGAAGCATAATAGGAGCTACTTTGGGATGATCATTCGCGATGTTCAAGACACAATAGCAAAGATGCAAGCATGTAGAGTCACTCATGTGCACAGAGAAGGCAATTATGTTGCCCATAATCTAGCTAAGGCTGCTTTATATGTTACTGATTACGTTGTTAACATGGAGGAAACTCCATTGTTTCATCACATCTTGTAA